One window of the Leptospira broomii serovar Hurstbridge str. 5399 genome contains the following:
- a CDS encoding SDR family oxidoreductase, whose product MKHAVITGGTEGIGKATVSGLADRGWAVTMVVRNPLKAEKTISEIRSKTGNENLDFVTSDLSSLSNVASAGTVLRKKIPKIDALINNAGLMSPERKISKDGYELNFAVNHLSHALLTEMLLSNIKAATQGRVISVSSKLYRNANPNPDDLAKEKSYAWMGAYADSKLYNIFFVQDLADRLKGTQVTANALHPGVVNTELARDLKGPLGFIFSGIKNLFFITPEKGAQTSIYLADAPGLETVSGQYFEDRKQVKLGGPALNSELREKIREETQKIISKFM is encoded by the coding sequence ATGAAACATGCAGTGATTACAGGCGGAACTGAAGGCATCGGCAAGGCAACGGTGAGCGGTTTAGCCGATCGGGGATGGGCGGTCACAATGGTCGTTCGAAACCCGTTAAAAGCGGAAAAGACGATTTCCGAAATTAGAAGCAAAACTGGAAATGAAAACCTAGATTTTGTTACTAGCGATCTTTCATCCTTATCAAACGTAGCTAGTGCGGGAACCGTCTTGAGGAAAAAAATTCCTAAAATCGACGCATTGATTAACAACGCCGGATTAATGTCTCCGGAAAGAAAAATTTCCAAGGACGGGTATGAGCTTAATTTTGCGGTAAACCATTTATCACACGCATTATTAACCGAAATGCTTTTATCGAATATAAAAGCGGCGACCCAAGGGAGAGTGATTTCGGTCAGCTCCAAATTATACAGGAATGCGAACCCGAATCCGGACGATCTCGCGAAGGAGAAATCTTACGCATGGATGGGAGCATATGCCGATTCAAAACTTTATAATATTTTCTTTGTGCAAGACTTAGCCGATCGACTAAAAGGCACTCAAGTCACGGCAAATGCGCTTCATCCCGGAGTGGTGAACACGGAACTTGCCCGCGACTTAAAAGGCCCTCTCGGGTTTATTTTTTCCGGGATTAAGAATCTTTTTTTTATCACTCCCGAAAAAGGAGCGCAAACCTCCATATATCTGGCGGACGCGCCCGGGCTAGAAACAGTTTCAGGACAGTATTTCGAAGATCGAAAGCAAGTGAAACTAGGGGGTCCGGCGCTTAATTCAGAACTTAGAGAGAAAATCCGGGAAGAAACCCAGAAAATTATTTCCAAGTTTATGTAG
- a CDS encoding ATP-binding response regulator codes for MNVLEEPISILIVDDQPTNLKLLRVRLQGDGYIVYEASDGVKALSVLENHKVEAIISDILMPNMDGYEFCANIRRNKKYDSVAFIFYTATYTSAGDEEFALKLGADRFFKKPSPVQTILDSIHSIRENAKDRILSPINYSNETILREYSHSLVEKLEEQNMRLIEQNNKLNFEMQERKKAEDESIRQKYFFKLLFDVSPIGLAILDTENRLITANKTFQEMFQFTEESLKGKDLCDYIVPASSLNEAKLLMQKAPSGAILNQEVVLKRHDERILQVTLHIFPFIVDSQTTAICEIFIDRTKERSLEKQLREAQKMETLGNFSSGIAHDFNNILSIISGHAFLLQSKREDQKQIERCSDAIQKGCERGAGIVRQLLTFSRKTDTVFGFTNINTIAEEIRTFLVETIPKTIRLNFQLEKNLPAIKCDATQIHQLLLNLSINARDAMPDGGTLTITTQIIEQPDPNAMNPKLKYNRYVTIRVSDTGIGMDERTKERVFEPFFTTKQAYKGTGLGLSVVYGIVENHEGLIEIDSTLSVGTTFSIFLPVKKNVPELIVPVLKEGSPSLHKRKGFILFIEDEEMLRSLIYDYLTPKGYQILLARDGEEGLDIYRKYQTEISIVISDLGLPYLGGEEVVRKILSIGHDVKLVVASGFIGLEVKERILRDGPVEFIQKPYRLTELLELIEQEIQVK; via the coding sequence ATGAACGTGCTCGAGGAACCGATTTCAATACTGATAGTCGACGATCAACCTACGAATCTTAAACTACTGAGAGTTCGTTTACAAGGAGACGGCTACATAGTGTATGAAGCTTCGGACGGGGTAAAAGCATTATCCGTTTTGGAGAATCATAAAGTAGAGGCCATAATATCCGATATCCTTATGCCTAATATGGACGGTTATGAATTTTGCGCGAATATAAGAAGGAATAAAAAATATGATTCCGTTGCTTTCATTTTCTATACCGCCACTTACACCTCCGCCGGTGATGAAGAGTTCGCTTTAAAACTCGGAGCGGATCGGTTTTTCAAGAAGCCCTCTCCGGTCCAGACAATACTAGATTCGATTCATTCGATCCGCGAAAATGCGAAAGATCGAATTTTGTCCCCCATCAATTATTCGAACGAGACGATACTTCGCGAATATAGTCATAGTCTTGTGGAGAAACTTGAAGAACAAAATATGAGGCTCATAGAGCAGAATAACAAACTAAACTTTGAAATGCAGGAGCGAAAAAAAGCCGAAGATGAGTCGATCCGACAAAAATATTTCTTTAAACTCCTTTTTGACGTATCTCCAATCGGTTTAGCGATATTAGATACGGAGAACCGTCTTATCACGGCGAACAAAACTTTCCAGGAAATGTTTCAGTTCACGGAAGAGAGTTTAAAAGGAAAGGATTTATGCGATTATATAGTGCCTGCATCCAGTTTAAACGAGGCAAAATTGCTGATGCAAAAAGCGCCGAGCGGAGCTATTTTAAACCAAGAAGTCGTTTTAAAACGGCACGACGAGCGTATACTTCAAGTTACGTTGCATATTTTCCCTTTCATCGTCGATTCGCAAACGACCGCGATTTGCGAAATTTTCATCGATAGAACGAAAGAGCGTTCGCTCGAAAAGCAACTTAGAGAAGCTCAAAAAATGGAGACTTTGGGAAATTTCTCGAGCGGCATTGCCCACGACTTTAACAATATTTTATCTATTATTTCTGGCCACGCATTTCTTTTACAGTCCAAACGGGAGGACCAAAAACAAATTGAGCGTTGCAGCGACGCTATTCAAAAAGGCTGCGAGAGAGGAGCGGGGATCGTAAGGCAATTACTTACTTTTTCCAGAAAGACGGATACTGTATTCGGATTTACGAATATAAATACGATTGCCGAAGAGATCAGAACATTTCTTGTCGAAACGATTCCTAAAACGATACGCCTTAATTTTCAATTGGAAAAGAATCTTCCTGCGATAAAATGCGATGCAACTCAAATCCATCAATTATTGCTCAATCTTTCGATCAATGCAAGAGACGCGATGCCTGACGGCGGTACCCTTACGATTACCACCCAGATTATTGAGCAACCGGATCCGAACGCAATGAACCCGAAATTGAAATATAACCGCTACGTTACGATTCGAGTTTCGGATACAGGAATCGGCATGGACGAAAGAACGAAGGAAAGAGTTTTTGAACCTTTTTTTACCACGAAGCAAGCTTACAAGGGAACGGGCTTAGGTCTTTCGGTCGTTTACGGAATTGTAGAAAATCATGAAGGTTTGATCGAAATAGATAGCACGTTATCGGTCGGAACTACATTTTCGATCTTTTTGCCGGTAAAGAAAAATGTACCGGAACTTATCGTGCCCGTCTTAAAAGAAGGAAGCCCTAGTTTACATAAGCGTAAAGGATTTATATTATTCATCGAAGACGAGGAAATGTTAAGAAGTTTAATATACGATTATTTGACCCCCAAGGGTTACCAAATATTATTGGCCCGCGACGGGGAAGAGGGATTGGATATTTATAGAAAATATCAAACTGAAATATCGATCGTTATTTCGGATCTCGGATTACCATATTTAGGTGGCGAAGAGGTCGTTCGTAAAATTTTGTCCATCGGTCACGACGTAAAACTTGTTGTTGCAAGCGGATTCATCGGTTTGGAAGTTAAAGAACGGATATTACGCGATGGGCCAGTCGAGTTTATTCAAAAACCGTATAGACTTACGGAATTATTAGAGTTGATCGAACAGGAAATTCAAGTGAAGTGA
- a CDS encoding response regulator: MNILIVEDDLVQMKLAHVVLSYAGYNVSKAHGAEEAWETIKTNRPTIILLDLSLPGIDGFALARKIRNDRNVCEIPIIAITSYPDRYTRFEALEAGCSAYMVKPIDTRFLSKAIEDTKRDFKTIYKKNLIDPLSETEF; this comes from the coding sequence ATGAATATTCTGATCGTTGAAGATGACCTTGTACAAATGAAGTTAGCTCATGTCGTACTTTCGTACGCAGGATATAATGTTTCGAAAGCTCATGGAGCCGAAGAAGCCTGGGAGACGATAAAAACGAACCGTCCCACGATTATACTTTTAGATCTTTCGCTGCCGGGAATCGACGGATTCGCTTTGGCTCGGAAGATTAGAAACGACCGAAACGTTTGCGAGATTCCGATCATAGCAATCACATCCTATCCCGACCGGTACACTCGTTTTGAGGCGTTGGAAGCCGGCTGCTCGGCATACATGGTTAAGCCCATCGATACTAGATTTCTATCTAAGGCGATCGAAGATACGAAACGCGATTTTAAGACAATTTATAAGAAAAATTTAATAGATCCTCTTTCCGAGACGGAGTTCTAA
- a CDS encoding response regulator, producing the protein MNVKVLIVDDNPINLKLACNVLRTAGFEIITAIDAEDTLHNLEKITPDIILMDIELPGMDGLTLTKLLKENDKTKHIPVVALTSYAMKGDQEKAFQSGCIGYITKPIDTRIFPSQVTGFLGNVRYD; encoded by the coding sequence ATGAACGTTAAAGTCCTAATTGTCGATGATAATCCGATCAATTTAAAACTAGCTTGTAATGTATTAAGAACGGCCGGATTCGAAATCATAACCGCAATCGACGCTGAAGATACGTTGCATAATTTAGAAAAGATTACGCCGGATATCATATTAATGGATATCGAATTACCCGGCATGGACGGCCTTACTCTTACGAAATTGCTTAAAGAAAATGACAAAACTAAACATATCCCGGTGGTAGCTCTTACTTCGTACGCTATGAAAGGGGATCAGGAGAAGGCGTTCCAGTCGGGCTGCATTGGATACATTACTAAACCGATAGATACAAGAATCTTTCCTTCTCAGGTGACCGGATTTTTAGGAAATGTTCGCTATGATTGA
- a CDS encoding AraC family transcriptional regulator produces MDFVQKALWFVESHKRDTISLEEIADVCGVSPFHLTRTFAATMGVSLMRYVRARRLSEAARQLALGNTDILSLALEVGYGSHEAFTRAFRDQFALTPEQIRAQGHLNNITLVEPITMNAVPITNMDSPRFETLKPRIFAGLVERYDCQSPGGIPDQWQRFAPYLGNIPGQVGDAAYGINFNFDKDGNFEHMSGVEVNDLSNIPKGLNTLRIPAQRYAVFIHKDHIAGIRASFVAIWNKLLPESGVKAVEGPNFERYGLEFNPKTGLGGLEIWIPIEG; encoded by the coding sequence ATGGATTTTGTCCAAAAGGCGCTCTGGTTTGTCGAAAGCCACAAACGGGATACTATTTCTCTGGAAGAAATAGCCGATGTGTGCGGAGTCTCTCCATTTCACCTAACCCGCACTTTTGCGGCAACCATGGGTGTCTCGTTAATGCGATATGTTCGGGCTCGCAGATTAAGCGAAGCAGCGAGACAGCTTGCGTTAGGAAATACGGATATCCTTTCTCTAGCGCTCGAAGTCGGTTACGGCTCCCACGAGGCTTTTACTCGTGCGTTCCGTGATCAGTTCGCCCTGACACCGGAGCAGATTCGAGCTCAGGGTCACCTGAACAATATTACTTTAGTGGAGCCTATAACAATGAATGCCGTCCCAATTACAAACATGGACTCGCCTAGATTCGAGACGCTTAAACCGAGAATTTTTGCCGGTCTCGTAGAACGCTATGACTGTCAATCCCCTGGAGGAATTCCCGACCAGTGGCAACGTTTCGCTCCGTACCTAGGCAATATTCCGGGTCAGGTCGGAGATGCCGCATACGGCATTAATTTCAACTTCGATAAAGACGGAAACTTCGAGCATATGAGCGGAGTCGAAGTTAACGATCTTTCTAATATTCCGAAAGGATTAAATACTCTTCGCATACCCGCTCAAAGATATGCGGTGTTCATTCATAAAGATCATATTGCGGGAATACGCGCAAGTTTTGTAGCGATATGGAACAAATTACTTCCTGAATCGGGAGTAAAGGCGGTCGAAGGTCCGAACTTTGAGCGCTATGGCCTCGAATTTAATCCGAAGACGGGATTAGGCGGTCTCGAGATTTGGATTCCGATCGAGGGTTAA
- a CDS encoding LB099 family protein, giving the protein MDYEKEKKKLLSAKTPEQYIEFSIKSKLEGPKKSSITTEWLNKSGYTIDDIKYARNRHPFWREKRNQGSYERNSRRLEHHNYYKSDEKIIWDESKLIRFYDLNQEGHADHELAKLFKTSIPAVNHIRRKFRFATILLELEKKKPTKAAVIKLSNHSESVLKRLIKEKGKK; this is encoded by the coding sequence ATGGATTACGAAAAGGAAAAAAAGAAACTACTCTCCGCCAAAACACCGGAGCAATATATCGAATTTTCCATAAAATCAAAACTAGAAGGACCGAAGAAATCTAGTATTACCACAGAATGGTTGAATAAATCAGGTTATACAATAGATGACATAAAATACGCAAGAAATCGGCATCCGTTTTGGCGCGAGAAAAGAAACCAAGGATCTTATGAAAGAAACAGTCGGAGACTTGAACATCATAATTACTACAAGTCCGATGAAAAGATCATCTGGGATGAAAGTAAGTTGATTCGGTTTTACGATTTGAATCAAGAAGGACATGCCGACCATGAATTGGCTAAATTATTTAAAACCTCAATACCGGCGGTGAATCATATCAGAAGGAAATTCAGATTTGCCACCATTCTACTGGAGTTAGAAAAGAAAAAACCGACGAAGGCCGCCGTGATTAAACTGAGTAATCACTCGGAATCCGTCCTAAAACGTTTGATTAAAGAAAAAGGAAAGAAATAA
- a CDS encoding RNA polymerase sigma factor: MEVTVSSPEFVKPSLPINFTMSDLTRQLLERVHKQEYGQILATLIGWLGDFELAEEALQDAFLAAIEHWERLGVPNKPGAWLTTTARRKALDRLRRNRSRSVDPLSLEIVDSVQTLEVENLTDDSEIPDERLKLIFTCCHPALPTEHQIALTLHTLGGLTTAEIASAFLIPITTMAQRLVRAKRKIKDAGIPYYVPPVHLLGERVDSVLAVLYLIFTEGYAATSGDSLIRRELCDEAIRLCRIIELLIRRKEVRTDIPDQQYTEVLGLLSLMLLTYSRRRARVGEDGELIVLSDQKRSLWEKAEIQEGLALLDTALHLNCLGPYQLQAAINALHVSAPDAESTNWKRISELYNQLLLFNDTAIVRLNYAVSISMAGDPIEGLLLLETLEEELNLFAPYHLARADMLTRTSDKKKAKEEYLLALNLTQNRVERIFIGRKIAEFSNLD; the protein is encoded by the coding sequence ATGGAAGTGACGGTTAGTTCCCCGGAATTTGTTAAACCGTCGCTTCCAATAAACTTTACGATGAGCGATTTAACAAGGCAGCTTTTAGAACGAGTCCACAAGCAAGAATACGGCCAAATTCTTGCAACTCTCATCGGATGGTTGGGAGACTTTGAATTGGCGGAAGAAGCCCTTCAGGATGCATTTCTTGCCGCGATCGAACATTGGGAGAGGCTGGGAGTTCCTAACAAACCGGGAGCGTGGTTAACCACTACTGCTCGCCGAAAAGCTTTGGATCGCCTTCGAAGAAATCGGTCCAGATCAGTCGATCCGTTGTCGCTCGAAATTGTAGATTCCGTTCAAACTCTCGAAGTTGAAAACTTAACCGATGATTCCGAAATTCCCGATGAACGCTTAAAACTGATCTTTACTTGCTGCCACCCGGCTTTACCTACGGAACATCAAATCGCGCTCACTCTTCATACGCTAGGAGGACTTACCACCGCGGAAATCGCATCCGCCTTTCTTATCCCGATAACGACTATGGCACAGAGGCTGGTGCGCGCTAAGCGAAAAATTAAAGATGCGGGAATTCCTTACTATGTACCCCCGGTTCATTTACTCGGAGAGAGAGTAGACTCGGTTTTAGCAGTTCTTTATCTTATTTTTACGGAAGGCTATGCGGCGACTTCCGGAGATTCGCTCATTCGACGGGAGCTATGCGATGAGGCGATCAGGCTCTGCAGAATTATCGAACTTTTGATTCGCAGGAAAGAAGTTCGAACGGATATTCCTGACCAACAATACACCGAGGTTCTCGGACTACTATCGTTGATGCTTTTAACTTACTCGAGACGAAGAGCCAGAGTCGGAGAGGACGGGGAGTTGATCGTACTCAGCGATCAAAAACGCTCGCTTTGGGAGAAAGCGGAAATCCAGGAAGGATTAGCCTTACTGGATACTGCATTGCATTTAAACTGCTTAGGGCCGTATCAACTTCAGGCAGCAATCAATGCACTTCATGTAAGCGCTCCCGATGCCGAATCAACAAATTGGAAACGAATTTCCGAACTCTATAATCAACTTCTTCTCTTTAACGATACTGCAATCGTTCGCTTGAATTACGCCGTCTCAATATCGATGGCAGGCGATCCGATCGAGGGACTTCTTTTATTAGAAACGTTAGAGGAAGAGTTAAACTTATTCGCGCCATATCATTTAGCCCGTGCCGATATGCTGACTCGAACCAGCGATAAAAAGAAGGCAAAAGAGGAATATCTCTTAGCATTGAACCTAACACAAAACCGAGTGGAAAGGATATTTATCGGTCGAAAAATTGCGGAATTTTCAAATCTAGATTAA
- a CDS encoding YciI family protein, translated as MKYQLLIYIDEKASASVPMEEMGKMSEEYKVYTETLLKAGVMLGGDRLHPTASAATVRIQNGKKVTTHGPFAETKEQLGGYYLIECNNLDEAIDWASKCPGAHRGSVEVRPVFDMAPVK; from the coding sequence ATGAAATACCAATTGCTTATCTACATCGATGAGAAAGCCAGCGCGAGCGTACCTATGGAAGAGATGGGTAAAATGTCCGAGGAGTATAAGGTTTACACTGAAACCCTGCTTAAAGCAGGGGTTATGCTAGGCGGGGATAGATTACATCCGACCGCCTCCGCCGCAACCGTAAGAATCCAAAACGGAAAGAAAGTGACTACCCATGGTCCGTTTGCGGAGACAAAAGAACAACTAGGCGGTTATTATTTAATCGAATGCAATAACTTGGACGAAGCGATCGACTGGGCATCCAAATGTCCGGGCGCCCACCGCGGTTCAGTAGAGGTTCGTCCTGTTTTCGATATGGCCCCGGTGAAATAA
- a CDS encoding RrF2 family transcriptional regulator: protein MATNKRFSVAVHTLATVGYHQRIDSLPVTSEDVAKSVDTNPVVIRNLIRSLKAAGIVESKEGKGGGLFLSRDPNLVTLGDIYRALEPSPVLKENDGSILKACPVSSNIKHILKPLLKDADKAVVEVLSHTTLEQIIQAIPH, encoded by the coding sequence ATGGCTACAAACAAACGATTTTCGGTGGCAGTCCATACTCTTGCGACTGTCGGTTATCACCAAAGAATAGATTCTCTGCCGGTTACTTCGGAGGATGTGGCAAAAAGCGTCGATACGAATCCGGTCGTAATACGCAACCTGATTCGCTCGTTAAAGGCAGCCGGAATCGTGGAATCGAAAGAAGGGAAGGGCGGAGGACTTTTTCTTTCTCGCGATCCTAACTTGGTTACTCTGGGAGATATTTACCGAGCCCTCGAACCGTCTCCGGTTTTAAAGGAAAACGACGGATCGATCCTAAAGGCCTGTCCGGTTAGTTCCAATATCAAACATATATTGAAGCCGTTGTTAAAAGACGCCGACAAAGCAGTCGTTGAAGTTCTTTCCCATACTACGCTGGAGCAAATCATTCAGGCGATCCCGCATTGA
- a CDS encoding diguanylate cyclase: MREGFKRSKIRSKTFVLILLVLASSILFFATEKKAESGKSPSENSEPLKLDNHSPEEIPLSKEIFYMKDSSKSLPANEITGGEYDSAFRRNTNRIPNFGYDSSPYWLHFKIEVEEPLSEERFLKIEYPHLDKIDLYWKDTLGREGEFHTGDSLPFKERPINDRFFVFPLPLEDKSIVEVYFKVQSEGSLTVPTYLITRTKLEESSKISLLLNGIFFGALGVMVFYNFFLFLGIREKAYLYYTIVVFAFTLFAVLGSGYGFWLLLPDAPKFLAYLFVIVAAVALIFLGLFSAEYLQTKTVHPRLHIALQVVIALWVVYLLSATFVPLRILLPISAILPIFEILLLVVISILRVFQNDRRAKIFLAAWVLGLIGTIIFSLNRLGVYDSEPVASGALKFGLLSNVILLSLGLVDRINAFRKEKEEYKERADQLLELSLLDPLTGVANRRFFDQELDREWNRSVRTERPLSLLMIDVDYFKAFNDTYGHLKGDEVLERVAQSLKECLNRSSDMISRYGGEEFGVILPDTPVEGAIVVALNMLQTVEDMNILHEKSPFSRVTVSIGVSSNLDREIHSPEELLGIADKNLYDAKSFGRNHIRH; encoded by the coding sequence ATGCGAGAAGGCTTTAAACGATCAAAGATACGAAGTAAAACGTTTGTCCTAATTTTACTGGTTCTCGCATCTTCTATTCTCTTCTTTGCGACCGAAAAAAAGGCGGAGTCGGGAAAAAGTCCGTCCGAAAATTCGGAACCGCTTAAACTTGATAATCACTCTCCTGAAGAAATTCCCCTATCCAAAGAGATTTTCTACATGAAGGATTCTAGCAAATCGCTTCCTGCAAATGAAATAACCGGCGGAGAATATGACTCGGCATTTCGAAGAAATACCAATCGAATTCCGAATTTCGGCTATGATTCTAGTCCATATTGGCTGCATTTTAAGATAGAAGTTGAGGAACCTCTTTCAGAGGAAAGATTCTTAAAAATCGAATACCCTCATTTAGACAAAATCGATCTTTATTGGAAGGATACTCTCGGTAGAGAAGGCGAGTTTCATACCGGAGATTCGCTTCCTTTTAAAGAACGACCGATCAACGATCGATTCTTCGTATTTCCGCTTCCATTGGAAGATAAATCGATCGTAGAAGTTTATTTCAAAGTTCAATCGGAAGGTTCTTTAACTGTTCCGACATACTTGATCACTCGTACAAAATTGGAGGAATCCTCTAAGATATCCCTTTTGCTGAACGGAATTTTTTTCGGTGCATTGGGAGTGATGGTTTTTTATAACTTTTTCCTATTCCTAGGAATTCGAGAGAAGGCCTACCTATATTATACGATCGTAGTATTTGCATTTACCTTATTTGCGGTCTTAGGGTCCGGGTACGGATTCTGGCTATTACTGCCGGACGCCCCTAAATTTTTAGCTTATTTATTCGTAATAGTCGCGGCAGTCGCGCTGATTTTTTTAGGTTTGTTTTCCGCAGAATATCTGCAGACGAAGACCGTTCATCCAAGATTACATATCGCTCTACAAGTCGTCATTGCACTTTGGGTTGTCTATCTTCTCTCCGCAACATTCGTGCCTCTTCGAATTCTGTTGCCCATCAGCGCGATCCTACCGATTTTTGAAATTCTCTTATTAGTCGTAATTTCGATTTTAAGAGTTTTCCAAAACGATAGAAGGGCTAAAATTTTTCTGGCTGCCTGGGTCTTGGGACTGATAGGGACAATCATATTTTCTTTAAATAGATTGGGAGTTTACGACTCGGAGCCTGTCGCGAGCGGTGCGTTAAAATTCGGATTATTGAGTAACGTCATACTCCTTTCGCTCGGGTTAGTGGATCGCATCAACGCATTCCGCAAGGAAAAAGAAGAGTATAAAGAAAGAGCCGATCAGCTACTGGAACTTTCCCTATTAGATCCCTTAACGGGCGTTGCAAACCGAAGATTCTTTGATCAAGAATTGGATCGGGAGTGGAACCGTTCCGTCCGAACCGAGCGCCCTTTGTCGCTTCTTATGATCGATGTGGATTATTTTAAGGCCTTTAACGACACGTACGGCCATTTAAAAGGTGATGAAGTTTTGGAACGAGTCGCGCAATCTTTAAAAGAATGTTTAAATCGATCGTCCGATATGATTTCGCGGTACGGAGGAGAAGAATTCGGGGTTATTCTTCCGGATACTCCTGTTGAAGGGGCTATTGTGGTAGCATTGAACATGTTGCAAACGGTGGAAGACATGAACATTCTTCACGAAAAAAGTCCTTTCTCCCGCGTGACGGTTTCGATCGGAGTATCGAGCAATCTAGATAGAGAAATACATTCTCCGGAAGAACTTCTTGGAATTGCGGATAAGAATCTGTACGACGCGAAATCTTTCGGTCGAAACCATATTCGTCATTAA
- a CDS encoding polysaccharide deacetylase family protein — MNRFQRPTFAIIFVSLFISSFTIDSTPVKNFLNPDASKEKKDQEAAKNKPPLPKPQVTEAEPSANTAKSEKPNLEAKTTDKKEESDRPEEEGSPSTVKKKRKAKTRSNNQNIDKETKKNQGSKSPKSYENAVPGVSGLPPKANYDASKENSNGSGHGKGIPVLCYHHLVGNGNPMGGYNLDPSLLEEQFKYLKNLGYQTVSLDQFYAYIQGKAAADFPKKPILLTFDDGSLTHKTVLVPLLKKYGFRASIFIYPTAISNPKYKFYLSWSELKEALDSGVLDLGSHTVYHPKLPAMKRAEIRKQLKDSKSILESKTGRTIQDLAYPFGLYDVRVIEEAKAAGYRMAFTVNPGKNVVNTYAYTIHRSLIPWGQSQSRFNSILSASPPDKIKLGILDGSWVKPGETFSVTVEGLDPNTVKMQIRGKDALQSRKSGTDYLVRIPDFKTKTSYPPFVISGKTMDGRKSETQFLFVNRKEFSKDPD; from the coding sequence ATGAACCGTTTTCAACGACCTACCTTTGCCATCATCTTCGTATCCTTATTTATTTCCTCATTTACCATCGACTCTACGCCGGTTAAAAACTTTTTGAATCCGGACGCTTCTAAGGAGAAGAAGGATCAGGAAGCTGCGAAAAATAAGCCGCCTTTGCCGAAACCGCAGGTCACGGAAGCGGAACCTTCGGCAAATACTGCAAAATCTGAAAAGCCGAATCTTGAGGCAAAAACGACGGACAAGAAGGAAGAATCGGATCGCCCGGAAGAGGAAGGTTCTCCATCTACCGTAAAAAAGAAGCGAAAGGCAAAAACGCGTTCTAATAATCAAAATATAGATAAAGAGACAAAAAAAAACCAAGGTTCGAAATCTCCTAAATCGTATGAAAATGCCGTTCCTGGCGTTTCCGGATTGCCGCCAAAAGCTAACTACGATGCAAGTAAAGAAAATTCGAACGGCTCCGGACATGGGAAGGGAATTCCTGTCCTCTGTTATCACCATTTGGTTGGTAATGGGAATCCGATGGGGGGATATAATCTAGATCCTAGTTTATTAGAAGAGCAGTTCAAATATTTGAAGAATCTAGGATACCAAACGGTGAGCCTGGATCAATTTTATGCATATATTCAAGGAAAGGCCGCTGCGGATTTCCCGAAAAAGCCCATTCTATTGACCTTCGATGACGGCTCACTTACGCATAAAACCGTTCTTGTCCCCTTATTAAAAAAATACGGATTTAGAGCTTCGATATTCATCTACCCGACCGCAATTTCCAATCCAAAGTATAAATTCTATTTGAGTTGGTCCGAACTGAAGGAAGCTTTGGATAGCGGGGTCTTGGATTTAGGTTCGCATACGGTGTACCACCCGAAACTGCCTGCGATGAAACGGGCAGAGATTCGTAAGCAGTTGAAAGATTCAAAATCAATATTGGAGTCAAAAACTGGAAGAACCATTCAGGATCTTGCCTATCCATTCGGATTGTACGATGTACGAGTAATCGAAGAAGCTAAGGCTGCCGGTTATCGAATGGCATTTACCGTGAATCCGGGTAAAAACGTCGTTAATACTTACGCATACACCATTCATCGTTCCTTAATTCCTTGGGGGCAATCCCAATCAAGATTTAACTCGATTTTGAGTGCAAGCCCACCGGATAAAATCAAACTAGGAATTCTAGACGGCTCTTGGGTAAAACCTGGGGAAACGTTCAGCGTGACTGTCGAAGGATTGGATCCAAATACCGTTAAAATGCAAATTCGCGGAAAGGACGCCCTTCAATCCAGAAAATCCGGAACGGATTATCTGGTCAGAATCCCTGATTTCAAAACGAAGACGAGTTATCCTCCCTTTGTAATATCCGGAAAAACGATGGACGGTCGAAAATCCGAGACTCAATTTCTCTTCGTAAATCGGAAGGAATTTTCGAAAGATCCTGATTGA